Part of the Nicotiana sylvestris chromosome 5, ASM39365v2, whole genome shotgun sequence genome is shown below.
TAGCAGCGTTATCTGACAGACGGCTTTTCATCTCTCTATGCTCCTGGCACAAGGCACACCAGTGCAAGCAGCAATGCACCATGCAAGGATCACACGGAGAATTCTGCATCATTGAGAAAGTTGCAATATTAGCAAACAAACGTTTAGTCTCACTCTAATctcctttttaattattttataccCGGTTGTTGTAACCTAGCTTATGTGCATAATCCAGGGTACCTGCTAAATGCTAACTACTACCTCCCACCAGTACAAATTCCGAGTACCTCTGTCCAACAAGGTTTAGACAAATGGGAAAAACCACCTAGCATTTTTTTTGCCCTGCCGTGATTTGAACCCTAGTCTACCATGGTTCATTCCAGTTTCCTTAATCGCTAGGTTACACACTTCTTAGGGTGCTGAAGTCTCACTATCATCTCCCAGCAGTTAATTTGGGACAGATAGAGATAAGACTGCATTGTACAGTAAAAGCACGCTGTTGATATTCCCCCATCTTACATTATCCATGCTCCAGATGTCCACGGCGTGCGAGACGGGGGTGGGGGTGTTGATATTCCTACATCGGATGGGGATGGAGCCATTGGTCTCCTTATATGGTTTTGGGGAATCGCCTCTTGAGCTAACTTTTCGGGTTGAGTTAGGCCCAATATCCATTTCTTTAACACACCAAAACTCAGCTAATTCAATAAACAGTATACTCCAAAGCTTCTTGCGACTGGTGTTTAAGATGATCACTGTACTCTAGATAGATCGAATTCTAGGATAGCAACTTTTTAACCCTCAAAATTTGCAGGACTTTCAAGAACACAGTGAGAAATTGATCAAGGACATAGAATTtgatcctaattaaaattatgcATAACCACATATGAAATGAAGTTACCTTGAGATGATACTTCTTCTGCAGTGACTGCCGGAAAAGGCCAGTATATATTCCACACATCCACCAACCAAATAATAAGCCTTCACCAATGAGGAACGACGTACTTGGATCAATACCATGAAATGCTGCTGTTGCGGCTGCACAAGCAATGCCACCCTCGACAAAAATGGCATGACAAACACAAGGGGTAGACCAAGGAGTATCTTCTCTCAGGCTCTCGACATTACGGCCAAACAAGATGCACGGGCAGAAAAGTCCCGTCCAGCCTATAAAGGTAAGATAAAACCAGTGTGTTAAAAGAAGCAAGAGCTGCACACTGACTGGCATAAAGTGCACAATCCTCAGCCAAGACTATGATAAAAAGTTTTTTTACTGAGATGGAACGATCCCAGAAATAAAACC
Proteins encoded:
- the LOC104235891 gene encoding cell number regulator 6-like — encoded protein: MEEGGNQSRYVKLTKDQAPFEEDIKPGELNQPIHVPQLVVHKCNECGQALPESFEPPADEPWTSGIFGCAEDKDSCWTGLFCPCILFGRNVESLREDTPWSTPCVCHAIFVEGGIACAAATAAFHGIDPSTSFLIGEGLLFGWWMCGIYTGLFRQSLQKKYHLKNSPCDPCMVHCCLHWCALCQEHREMKSRLSDNAAMPMTIVNPPPVQEMNAARDNRESVPSSANSTEQTNLEMQAL